ATAGGTACCCACTACCGCTAGGATCTGCTGTTCCActttttaattgagtttttcttgcttatatatacatataggttCTACAAAAGCTATTCTGTGTTAAACCAACTCAGTAATGAAATGTTGGAATGTTATGAAGCTCCTTGATCTGGTTGGTGACCTTTGATGTTCTCTTTTTTTCAGGAGGACCCCAACCACTTTCTTGGGCAGTAAGGATAAAAGTGGCCATAGGAGCTGCCAGAGGGCTCTCTTTTCTTCATGATGCAAAATCACAAGTTATATATCGGGATTTTAAGGCTTCTAATATTCTACTTGATGCGGTATGCTTATTAAAACAGATAATTCATTGTTGCTTTGCCTGTAGTTTGTGTATATAAGTCATTAGATTTATGCACGTTACTGGCGATGACAATGCATTTGTGATGTAGGATTTCAATGCAAAACTGTCTGACTTTGGTTTGGCCAAGGCAGGTCCCACTGGTGATAGAACTCATGTTTCCACACAAGTTATGGGTACTCATGGTTATGCAGCACCAGAGTATGTTGCTACAGGTATGTAGAACAGCTATATTATACTGTTTTTATTTACATTGTTTTCTGAATGAAGCTTGTAAATCTATATTGTTATTAATTTCCTCTTTCTGGGTCTTGTTATATAAAATCTATATTCTTCTCAAGTAAATTTGCATTGAGGTCGAACCTAGAACTGTGTTTTCAATGAATTATTTTGCCTTGGGAATGTCTAAGGCAAACGCCATCTGATATTAGGTTGTTTTTTGTATTTGCAATGTTTTTTTATAGAAGTTGCAGAATTGCTACTGCTGTCTGAATACTTGCTTTGTGTACTTTGAGTAATTTGTCTTCATTGTTGAACAGGCCGGCTTACAGCCAAAAGTGATGTGTATAGCTTTGGAGTTGTATTGCTTGAACTATTATCAGGACGATGTGCTGTTGACAAAACAAAAGTTGGTGTTGAGCAGAATCTGGTAGACTGGGCAAGGCCATACTTGTCTGACAAGCGAAAAATATTTCGGATTATGGACACTAAGCTAGGGGGCCAGTACCCACAGAAAGGAGCCTATACAGCTGCTGCTCTTACTGTACGGTGCCTAAGTACTGAAGCTAAACTAAGGCCTCGTATGTCTGAGGTTTTAGCAGCACTGGAGCGACTTGAAGCCCCCAGGAATGCGAAGAAGCTCTCTCAGTCTGAACTGCAGAGGGTCCCAGTTCCAGTCCACAGGTCTTCCATGAGACAACAACGAACTCC
The genomic region above belongs to Mangifera indica cultivar Alphonso unplaced genomic scaffold, CATAS_Mindica_2.1 Un_0058, whole genome shotgun sequence and contains:
- the LOC123207093 gene encoding probable serine/threonine-protein kinase PBL3 isoform X2, whose amino-acid sequence is MVVAVKKLKPEGFQGHKEWLTEVKYLGQLHHPNLVKLIGYCLEGENRLLVYEFMPKGSLENHLFRRGPQPLSWAVRIKVAIGAARGLSFLHDAKSQVIYRDFKASNILLDADFNAKLSDFGLAKAGPTGDRTHVSTQVMGTHGYAAPEYVATGRLTAKSDVYSFGVVLLELLSGRCAVDKTKVGVEQNLVDWARPYLSDKRKIFRIMDTKLGGQYPQKGAYTAAALTVRCLSTEAKLRPRMSEVLAALERLEAPRNAKKLSQSELQRVPVPVHRSSMRQQRTPLRMTASASPLPNIRQSPQLR
- the LOC123207093 gene encoding probable serine/threonine-protein kinase PBL3 isoform X1, with product MGNCLGSSDRVDFTQSQSVQPISGASRISSKSSHSSAPSTLTIPSCSEKSHFECLPTPGSEGEILSSPNLKAFTFSELKNATRNFRPDSLLGEGGFGYVFKGWIDEHTLAPAKPGSGMVVAVKKLKPEGFQGHKEWLTEVKYLGQLHHPNLVKLIGYCLEGENRLLVYEFMPKGSLENHLFRRGPQPLSWAVRIKVAIGAARGLSFLHDAKSQVIYRDFKASNILLDADFNAKLSDFGLAKAGPTGDRTHVSTQVMGTHGYAAPEYVATGRLTAKSDVYSFGVVLLELLSGRCAVDKTKVGVEQNLVDWARPYLSDKRKIFRIMDTKLGGQYPQKGAYTAAALTVRCLSTEAKLRPRMSEVLAALERLEAPRNAKKLSQSELQRVPVPVHRSSMRQQRTPLRMTASASPLPNIRQSPQLR